From a region of the Lactuca sativa cultivar Salinas chromosome 4, Lsat_Salinas_v11, whole genome shotgun sequence genome:
- the LOC111907523 gene encoding protein GLUTAMINE DUMPER 6 encodes MTPPTNNTTYAVSATSAATGFRWSSPIPYLFGGLALMLILIACALIILVCSYKRPYSSSNSSENVTGDQEKTSTPEFRMELSPEMEPKIVIVMPGDINPTYLLKPAPPAGVYDHLDQV; translated from the coding sequence ATGACACCACCAACAAACAACACCACCTACGCCGTGTCGGCCACTTCAGCCGCCACCGGATTCCGGTGGAGCTCTCCAATACCATACCTGTTCGGAGGTTTGGCTTTGATGCTAATCCTAATAGCGTGTGCATTGATCATCTTAGTGTGCTCTTACAAGAGACCATATTCTTCTTCAAACTCATCGGAAAACGTCACCGGTGATCAGGAAAAGACATCCACGCCGGAGTTTCGTATGGAGTTGTCGCCGGAAATGGAGCCGAAAATCGTCATAGTCATGCCCGGAGATATTAACCCCACCTACCTTTTAAAGCCTGCTCCACCCGCCGGCGTCTATGATCATCTTGATCAAGTTTGA